From Rhodococcus sp. B7740:
CCAACTGCTTCTGATCCACCACGTCCACCATGGAATTCAGTGTTTCGGGCATCGTTGATTCTTCCCGCCAAGCTCAGTGCTTCGAACCAAGACTAGATCGTGTGCTTATTCGAAAGTCCCTGTAGAACTAGTAACAGGTATGTGGGCATCGGCTCACGACGCATGGTGGGGAGCTTTCTTTATGTCGTACACAGCGCTGGTAGTCCAAATTCTGCTGTCGAGTCCGAGCGATCTGCCAGTCGAGCATCATGGCATCGTGACTAGGGCCGTAAGACGGTGGAACTCCACCCACGGTCGGATCTACGGAATCAACTACAGTCCCACCGATTGGCAAGAAGGTGGCTCGTCTGGCTTCGGTGAGTACGCCCAGGCGGTCTTAAATGAGCAGATCGTCGAGGACTCAGACATGGGCCTAGTAATCTTTACCGACAGGCTTGGTACACCGACGCCGAACTTTCCGTCGGGAACAGCAGAGGAGATTGACCTGCTCCTGAAGGCCGGTAAAGAAGTCGCGATCATCATGAACGAGACGCAGCGATCACCAAGCGGCAGGCCTGACTCTGGCGAGCAGCGCACAGCGTTGGACGCGTACATCAAGCAGCAGCAGGCCAAGGCGTTCATGAGTTCGTACGACTCTGAGGCGCGTCTGACAGAGATAGTCGAGCAAATTCTGACGCGCCTGGCAGTTAAGTATCGGAATGACAGCAGGCCGAGCGCGGAGGCTTCGGCTCCAGATGAAAGTCGGCCGTCTTCCAGTGGGAATGTGCTGTCTTATTTGTCTACAGCTGATCTACCTAGCATCGACGACATCGAACAGGGGATCTGGCCTCGTATTGAGGTCAGCGAATCGCAAAAGACTGATTCTAAAGGGAGACTCAAGTCTTCGAAGAACTGGAAGTTGGTTCTATACAGCACTTTGAACTACGCGGCAAGGAATGTCAGGTTTGTTTATCTTGACAAGGACCGCAACATAGACCAGACATTTGACGTAGTCGGTTCATCACGAGACATGGAACCAATCGGTGTGTTTCCTCCGCGTGGCGAAGTCAGTTTCCCTTTGTATCTGACGTTTGGCTCTTCAACTCAGGCACTGTGTGTAGTTGAGTGGGAAGACCAGAAGGGGCAGGTACACTCATCTGAGGCCACAGTGCGCACTATGTAAGCACGGTTTTTCGAGCGCCGAACTCGTTGTGCCTATTTATGTGGGCTCTGCTGTGTTCATTTTGAACCCGATAGATCTCACTTCCATGTCAACCTACTGTTCGGTTCAGTAAGGACCTCAACGCTCTCTTCATGCTCGGTGGATGCGCTTACTTTGATGCCTGGCGGTGTGGCCTGTTCAAGCCGAACATGCCAGTGACCCTGTTTGACGTGTAGGGCCTCAAGACATCTTTGACCGATCGTCAACCAAAACCGGTGCTGTCACAAATGATGCAATGGTGAAGTAGAAATAGGGTGTGGATAATTGTTGGGCACGCTCTACTTGAGTCGGGGTTCGTGGCCGGTGGCTTCACGGAAACCGTCTGCTGTCTTGCACTTCTTGATCAGCCACTTAACGCATGCATCGGTGTAGAGATAGTCCCCGTGCGCGCTGTCATAGACGCAGAAGTCAGAACGAGTCGACTCTGGTTCATCGGATTTAGATGACGGCCTCCAATTCTGCTTACGCCAGGCCGCGGCCATTTGGGATGAAGCGCCAAAGCGGTACGGGATGGCCTCAGAAACTTTTTTGGCTACAGCACCAGCTCGGTGCTTACCGATATTTGACACCGGTACTTTCTTTTGCTTGGTGATCACGTAACCCTTGTCGGCTGAGATCTTCTGCATCACCTGGCGTTCTTCGTCCGTCAGATCCTTGTCGTTAACAAACTGGAGCGACAGATCGCCCTTCCGGTTCCCGCTTTCGAGCAGAATAGTGAGCCGCATGCAGTAGCGGGGATCGCGTGAAACAGCGTCATCCAACCCGGCGTCGTACTCGGCCAGGAATGTCCTTAAGTCTTTGGGGAGGCTTTTGCTGAGCTTGAGTAGGTCGCTCTTGCCCTGGTCGGTGAAGCCCCCGATGAACACTGGAAAGTGCAGACGATGGGCCAGGGAGTATTCGACTCCTGCAAAGTCAGTTACGAACTCCTCGTAGTTCAGCAACATGGAGTGGCATTCGCCGTTCACGACAGTCATGAGTGCAACATCCGTGCCGGTGTGCCTGTGCTCGATTTTGTTGCGCAGCTTTATGAAGAACTCCAGGTTTGCGCGTGCTCCGGACTGTTGAGCCGGCCACTCCTCGCCGACGAACCACTCCAAAGGTTGCGACATTCGCTCGCCGTTGAT
This genomic window contains:
- a CDS encoding DUF3644 domain-containing protein, with translation MARPQRWKLLLRASQQEAMLAVSLFNDPGRDRALEGFIIHMHIAWLYAFQSKWLRDVKNYHVLRSERPRRYKQINGERMSQPLEWFVGEEWPAQQSGARANLEFFIKLRNKIEHRHTGTDVALMTVVNGECHSMLLNYEEFVTDFAGVEYSLAHRLHFPVFIGGFTDQGKSDLLKLSKSLPKDLRTFLAEYDAGLDDAVSRDPRYCMRLTILLESGNRKGDLSLQFVNDKDLTDEERQVMQKISADKGYVITKQKKVPVSNIGKHRAGAVAKKVSEAIPYRFGASSQMAAAWRKQNWRPSSKSDEPESTRSDFCVYDSAHGDYLYTDACVKWLIKKCKTADGFREATGHEPRLK